One genomic segment of Palaemon carinicauda isolate YSFRI2023 unplaced genomic scaffold, ASM3689809v2 scaffold103, whole genome shotgun sequence includes these proteins:
- the LOC137635216 gene encoding uncharacterized protein, protein MTGHRSQVADMMERRKPKNLTTYKSGGQDSQIDFVLSRRVHLKEIGNCNILPREAVTPQHRLLTVDCYRKRTIRGRQEIIPKIRWWKAREPEYKDIFIERILVELDTWDYEDVGEWWERNSSILKRVGRDVLGMSTGKRPRDKETCWWSYYVQEKIKIKRKEKKRYEETGTEEDKERSRLAKK, encoded by the exons ATGACAGGACATAGAAGCCAAGTTGCCGATATGATGGAGAGGAGAAAA ccAAAAAATCTTACAACGTATAAAAGCGGTGGGCAGGATTCccaaattgattttgtattaagtAGAAGGGTACATCTAAAAGAGATAGGAAACTGTAATATATTACCAAGAGAAGCTGTAACTCCCCAGCATAGACTCTTGACAGTAGACTGTTATAGGAAGAGAACAATAAGAGGTAGGCAAGAAATTATTCCAAAGATAAGATGGTGGAAGGCAAGAGAACCGGAATATAAGGATATATTCATAGAGAGGATTTTAGTAGAGCTTGACACCTGGGATTATGAGGATGTGGGTGAGTGGTGGGAACGGAACAGCAGTATTCTGAAAAGAGTAGGCAGAGACGTTTTAGGGATGTCAACAGGAAAAAGGCCAAGAGACAAAGAAACTTGTTGGTGGAGTTATTATGTACAAGAAAAAATCAAGAtcaagagaaaggaaaagaaaaggtatGAGGAAACAGGCACTGaagaagataaggagagaagtagatTAGCAAAGAAATAA